The stretch of DNA TGTATTGTTAGCAATAGTTACAGGATGTGCCAAATTAATCATTATCATGTTTATGTTTTTTTCCTCAAAAATTTATTAAGCTATCCTTTTACAGATGCAGGTATAAGTTGACGCATGTATCCTGAAACTTCTTTTGCTCCCAAAATTTCAGGCATAAATTGTCTCATATATTCTGCAGCTTCTCTTGCTCCCCAAATTTCAACATCTAATTTAGTATAGAAAAACATAGGGTCAGAACCCAAGCTTGCTAAAGCAAAAAATATGGTTGGCAATACGGTTCCTAAGTCTTTTATATAAAAATCAGTAGGATTTTGTCCATGAAATTCCGATGAAATATTTCCGGAAACCTTTCCCTGTCCTCTAATATATGCCAGAGTTGCCCATGCTATGTGATTTCCATGCAATAAATGCATCATTTCAGAGCTGCTTAAATCTTCTAAACCGGCAACTAAAAATCCAAAAACATCTTTTTCTGAATAATTAGCTTTTCCTTTTACGCCTGCCAAAAAACTACTAATTGATTTTGCAACTGATAATACGGCAAGCTCATTGCTTATTCTGGTTAATTCCGGCAATTGATCATAAGGTTTAAAGTTGCTATTGAATACTTTATCCTTGAGCGGTGCTTGTTGAGAAATTCCCAATTCTTCTTTTGCTTGATCCGATAAGTCTGAAACAAGAACACAATCTTCTTTACCGGTAAATACATAAGGAGAGCTTACTGGGTTTCCAGCTATAGAAATTACTTCTAAAGATTTGCCCGTTGGGATATCGCCCCTAAAAGCAAATTTGTCAGGGTGCTTAAGCTGATCTGTTACTCCGGAAAGCCAAATCTCATGGTTTGCAGCTGCAGGTCTTTTGATATTTTGCATTAAAAATTCGTAGAATAATTTGCCAGTTGCAGGAGCGCTACTTGGTTTCGAAACTGGATATGTCCTAAGCATTTCATTTAACTCCTTTTGTAAGACAATTCTTTTGAAGTTCTACTCATGTTTATATATCGGTTTTTTTTTTGAATTTCACCCCGATTAGGATAATCGGGGTTCATTATTTGCCCCGATAAAAACAATCGGGGTTAAATCAACATTGAAAAATTAGACAATATAAAAAAATTCTGGTACAATTTTACTTCAACGTATGAAAAACATTAATCAATTCCGTTCACTCATTATTCTTTTTGTTGTGGCGGCTTCGGTGTTTGTTATTTACAGTATGCCAATTAACCTTGGCCTTGATCTTCAGGGAGGGACTCGACTTGTATTTGTAGGTCAAAGCACAGAAAAAGTTGAAGTTAATGATGATTCAATGGATGGCGTTGTTGCTGTTATAAGAAATAGGATAGATTCTGTAGGGGTTTCTGAACCGGTAATTCAGCGCAAAGGGAAAGATCAAGTTATTGTTGAATTGCCTGGGGTTAAAGATCCTGACAGGGCGATAAAAATTATCGGAGATACAGCCCTTTTGGAATTTATTGAGGCCGAGTGGGCGCCTGCGGGAGGAGATGTTCTTACGCCTGAAAAAGTTAAAGAATATTATGGTTCCTCAGCTCGCTTAGGTTCAGTAGATCATACTGAAAATGGCAAGGTGGTTAGCAGCCAGCCTATAATTTTAAAAGATACAGCGATTACAGGTAGTGATCTTAAAGCGGTATATCCTCAGGTTGATGAATATGGTAATCCTTCTGTAGGGTTTGAGCTTAACTCTGAAGGAGCATCTGTTTTTGCAAGGCTTACAACCAGGCATGTTAAGAAACCCATTGCGATTTTGTTGGATAAAAAAATAATTTCTGCGCCAAATGTTAATACCCCTATAACAGAGGGAAAAGGGATAATAACTGGAAACTTTTCCGCGGAGGAAGTTAGAGATATGGTGGTTAAGCTTAAAGCCGGTTCTTTGCCTATTCCTATAAAAATAGGGGAGACTAGGATTGTTGGGCCTACTTTGGGCCGTGATTCTATAGAAAAAAGTAGGTTTGCCGGAATTATAGGATTTCTGTTTATAGTGTTATTTATGGTTTTTTATTATCGCTTGCCCGGATTTATCGCCATCCTTTCTCTTATTATTTATATTTTTGTTACTTTGGCGTTATTGTCTTTAATCCGAACAACTTTGACTCTTCCCGGGATTGCCGGATTTTTGCTCTCTCTTGGAATGGCTGTTGATGCTAATATTATTATTTTTGAAAGATTAAAAGAGGAATTAAGGTCCGGCAAAAAGATTAAATCAGCTCTTGACGCATCATTTGACAGAGCTTTATCTACTATTGTGGATTCAAACGTAACAACCATTGTTGCTGCCGCAACCTTGTTTTTTATAGGGACAGGAACCATCAAAGGATTTGCGGTGACTTTGTCAGTGGGTATTTTGGCTTCAATGTTTACTGCGATAACATTGACAAAGATGATGCTTAATATGTTGATAGACAGTGGAGTTGTTTCTGACCCGAATACTAAATTGGTGTATAAATGAATTTTAATATAATAAAAAAAACAAAACTTTGGTTTTCCCTTTCATTAATACTTATAATTGTTGGATGGGGAGGGCTTGTTTTTAATTCTGTATATCGTGGCAGCCCTATGAATTTTGGAATAGATTTTACGGGTGGGACGCTTATTAATCTTCACTTTACTTCAGAAGAAATTACTCAGAATAACCCGGTTGATATTTCTAAAGTGAGAAAGGTTCTCAACAGTTTTAATCTTGGGGAGGCGGTTATTCAAAGATCGGGATATCAGGATGTATTTATTAGAACATTACCTCTTGAAACAGAAATGAGACAGAAGATAGTCGATGATTTGAATGAATCGTGTGGAGGGGTGGAACTTCTCGAGGTTGATACTGTAGGGCCTGTGATCGGAGCCGAATTGCGAAGCCAGGCTTTTTGGGCTTTAATTTTAGCTTCTATCGGTATATTAATTTATGTCTCTTTTCGTTTTGAATTTATATATGCGGTTGCTGCCCTTGTGGCCCTTATCCATGATGCTTTTATTACTATCGGAATAATGGGACTTTTATGGCGTAATATAGATATCTCTTTTGTTGCTGCAATTCTTACAATACTTGGGTATTCAATTAATGACACTATAGTTATATTTGACAGGATTCGTGAAAATATGAAGAAGCCCGGAGCCAGAAAGATTCCATTTGCAGAGGTTGTAAACAAAAGTATTTGGGAGACCATGGCCCGATCTATCAATACAGTATTAACAGTGTTAGTTATTGTTCTTTCTCTGCTGTTCTTTGGTGGGGCAACTCTGAGGGAGTTTTGTTTGACTTTATTGATTGGTTTTATTGCTGGGACATACTCTTCTGTTTTTATAGCTTCTCCTATGCTTGTCGCCTTGAATAAAAAAGAAAAATAATTATCTTTTCGGTAGTGTATAAATAGTTGCGTTATCATATACGTATTTCTAATAAGATAAAAAGGAGATAAAAAAGATGAAAAGATTTATTGCTTTATTAATGTTGTCTGCCTTTATCTTTTCGCTTGTGGGAATTTCTTTTGGAAAGACACTGGAAGAGGAAAAAACTGCTATCAGAGAGTATCTTAATGTTCTTGATACAAAAATTTTAAAGTACAAAAAACAGGGTAATGCAAAGAAAGTTAAACAGTTGCAGGCAGAAAAAAGGGCAATGTTAAAAAGATGGGATAAAACAAGGGGAGAATTAATAGCCTCTGAAGCTGTTGTTTCTCCGCTACCCCCTTCACCTCCACCGCCGCCACCACCTCCTAAAATAAAAACCAGGGAGATGTCAAAGGGGAAGTTGGGATGGGGGATTGAAGCTTCTTTAGAATTTGGAATGATTGGTGGATTATTAGGTTTGACTGCAAATGTTGTTTTGCCTGATCCTATGAAGTTGGGTGCGATGGTCGGATTGCCTGAGGATTCTACCTCCTATAAGGTTGGACTAGGTTATGTTCAAGGTAATGACATAAATAATAGCTCATGGAAG from candidate division WOR-1 bacterium RIFOXYB2_FULL_36_35 encodes:
- a CDS encoding protein-export membrane protein SecD yields the protein MKNINQFRSLIILFVVAASVFVIYSMPINLGLDLQGGTRLVFVGQSTEKVEVNDDSMDGVVAVIRNRIDSVGVSEPVIQRKGKDQVIVELPGVKDPDRAIKIIGDTALLEFIEAEWAPAGGDVLTPEKVKEYYGSSARLGSVDHTENGKVVSSQPIILKDTAITGSDLKAVYPQVDEYGNPSVGFELNSEGASVFARLTTRHVKKPIAILLDKKIISAPNVNTPITEGKGIITGNFSAEEVRDMVVKLKAGSLPIPIKIGETRIVGPTLGRDSIEKSRFAGIIGFLFIVLFMVFYYRLPGFIAILSLIIYIFVTLALLSLIRTTLTLPGIAGFLLSLGMAVDANIIIFERLKEELRSGKKIKSALDASFDRALSTIVDSNVTTIVAAATLFFIGTGTIKGFAVTLSVGILASMFTAITLTKMMLNMLIDSGVVSDPNTKLVYK
- a CDS encoding protein-export membrane protein SecF: MNFNIIKKTKLWFSLSLILIIVGWGGLVFNSVYRGSPMNFGIDFTGGTLINLHFTSEEITQNNPVDISKVRKVLNSFNLGEAVIQRSGYQDVFIRTLPLETEMRQKIVDDLNESCGGVELLEVDTVGPVIGAELRSQAFWALILASIGILIYVSFRFEFIYAVAALVALIHDAFITIGIMGLLWRNIDISFVAAILTILGYSINDTIVIFDRIRENMKKPGARKIPFAEVVNKSIWETMARSINTVLTVLVIVLSLLFFGGATLREFCLTLLIGFIAGTYSSVFIASPMLVALNKKEK